GCGGCTCGGCCCGCTGGGCACCGCGCTGCTGCCGACGGCCAGGCCCAGGGTGCTGCTCATCGACGAGCTGGACAAGAGCGACATCGACCTCCCGAACGACCTGCTGAACGTGCTGGAGGAGGGCGAGTTCTCCCTTCCCGAGCTGGAGCGCATCGCCGAGCGCGAGCCCGAGGTCGAGGTCCTGACCGACGACGGCGCCAAGGTGACCGTCCGCGACGGGCGCGTCCGCTGCCACGCGTTCCCGTTCGTGGTGCTCACAAGCAACGGCGAACGGGACTTCCCCGCGCCCCTGCTGCGCCGCTGCATCCACCTGGAGATCGGCAAACCGGACCACGAGCGCCTCGCCACGGTGGTCCGCGCGCACCTGGGCGACGAGCTGACCCGGGTGGGCGAGGACCTGATCGCGCGGTTCCTCGAACGGTCCCGCACCGAGCAGCTGGCCACCGACCAGCTGCTGAACGCCATCTACCTGACCCACCACGCCGAGCCACCCACCCGCGACCGACTGGCCGACATGCTCATCCAGCGCCTCGACCGCCCCAGGTAGGCCGCCATGTCCGATCCGGCACCAGGGCGGCGGCACGACGACCTCGCGACCCTGATCGGGGCGCTCCGCGGCGCGGGGCTCGACCCGGACCTGGCGGGCCTGGCCGACGCGCTGTGGCTCGCGCAGTTCTCCCGGCCCTGCGGCCCGCCGTCCCGCGCCGCGGACGCGCAGGACGGCCCCGGGGAGGCGGCCGGCCGCGGTCGCGCGGCGGCCCGCCCCGCGCCGGGCGCGGACGCCGGTCGCGCGCCCGCCACCGGGCGCGGGCAGGCGCGCTTCGGGGCGCCCGGCAGGGCGCCGCACGCCGCCGACGACACGGTGCGGCTGTACGCCGAGCCGGCCGGCGAGGGCCGGCAGGCCGCAGGGCTGCCCGCCGACGCGCTGCGCGTCGGCGTGCCGGAGGCA
Above is a genomic segment from Streptomyces marincola containing:
- a CDS encoding AAA family ATPase, yielding MIYRGAGEPHDGIRALPEPPPWRDFDGRPLVAPGPETDSASTRRLGAYRHLAEMHRPSAEELEIINAALYLRRPLLVTGSPGTGKSTLAHSVAYELGLGRVLRWPIVSRTTLGDGLYHYDAIARLQDTQIAASSRADGPPSATSPGGIGSYLRLGPLGTALLPTARPRVLLIDELDKSDIDLPNDLLNVLEEGEFSLPELERIAEREPEVEVLTDDGAKVTVRDGRVRCHAFPFVVLTSNGERDFPAPLLRRCIHLEIGKPDHERLATVVRAHLGDELTRVGEDLIARFLERSRTEQLATDQLLNAIYLTHHAEPPTRDRLADMLIQRLDRPR